In Melopsittacus undulatus isolate bMelUnd1 chromosome 6, bMelUnd1.mat.Z, whole genome shotgun sequence, the following proteins share a genomic window:
- the GPR55 gene encoding G-protein coupled receptor 55 — translation MQWGGMSNSSGECSFADIDRLAKTLLLGISIPTFVLGLVLNAMALSVFCCFWKKQTKTSVYMINLALADVLLLLSLPLKLYYSIKKAPRLLCSFIESLYFVNMYGSIFIIVCITVDRYICIRHPFEGRANQSPKWAILICCFIWAVAWLCSTPMYVFHEEDNFKCFHNMSEQTWSTPLIVSVEIFGFLIPLAVIVFCSAQNIWILLNHKSQAKKKVEGNGSLRVIIINLVVFLVCFTPVHLAICLQYLVRQHVIVDCSLKQTISFFIQVSMIIANLNCCLDAIFYYLAAKEFREKTHLKKAIELCPVFKPCAT, via the exons ATGCAGTG GGGAGGAATGTCCAACAGCAGCGGGGAATGCAGCTTTGCAGACATCGACAGATTAGCAAAGACCCTGTTGCTGGGGATCTCCATCCCCACCTTCGTTCTCGGGCTGGTTCTTAATGCCATGGCTCTCtctgtgttctgctgcttttggaagaaacaaaccaaaacttcaGTGTACATGATCAATCTCGCACTTGCAGATGTCTTGCTGCTTCTCTCGCTCCCACTCAAGCTGTACTACTCTATCAAGAAAGCACCCAGACTCCTGTGCTCATTCATAGAGTCTCTCTATTTCGTCAACATGTATGGCAGTATCTTCATCATCGTCTGCATTACCGTCGACAGATATATCTGCATAAGGCACCCATTTGAAGGTCGAGCTAACCAATCCCCCAAGTGGGCTATCTTGATTTGCTGCTTCATCTGGGCAGTAGCCTGGCTTTGCAGCACCCCAATGTATGTGTTTCATGAGGAAGataattttaagtgttttcacAACATGTCAGAACAGACGTGGAGCACCCCCCTCATTGTTTCTGTAGAAATCTTTGGATTTCTGATCCCACTTGCAGTGATTGTTTTCTGCTCTGCCCAAAACATCTGGATTCTTCTGAATCACAAAAGTCAAGCTAAAAAGAAGGTAGAAGGCAATGGCTCTTTAAGAGTCATTATCATCAACCTCGTGGTGTTTTTGGTGTGCTTCACACCTGTCCACCTTGCAATCTGCCTGCAGTACCTGGTAAGACAGCACGTGATAGTGGACTGCAGTCTGAAACAAACCATCAGCTTCTTCATTCAGGTATCAATGATAATAGCCAACCTCAACTGCTGCCTGGATGCCATCTTTTATTACCTTGCTGCAAAGGAATTCCGTGAGAAGACACACCTGAAAAAGGCGATTGAACTGTGTCCTGTTTTTAAGCCTTGTGCCACATGA